The following coding sequences lie in one Saccopteryx bilineata isolate mSacBil1 chromosome X, mSacBil1_pri_phased_curated, whole genome shotgun sequence genomic window:
- the FMR1NB gene encoding FMR1 neighbor protein, with product MPSDGRWVRRRTGSETRDSRGAPIRLIRREEFYAEENPVVGSDLSGSSGLGRHPIMAATPQPSWQASLRGHRAEGQQSLVKMWAHSRLVLLLLTICAVMLLCHYLGFGFLNFTSESKYIPRSNENPNGQSLEKTSAWEALFSYFFPTTCIIKENEEVKACNNLQNLNKSECLEYKCCYSSSGTSNFSCYAPLNNKPLQMIRIFGFSVISIIMLGCLPIYCCFTCWRSGTLRYEFNSFCNRAHKSVNSYIKLPILDPCANTPTSGSFRNHDS from the exons ATGCCTTCCGATGGGAGATGGGTGAGAAGGAGGACCGGGTCGGAGACCAGGGATTCCAGAGGGGCACCCATAAGGCTGATCAGACGTGAGGAGTTTTATGCTGAGGAGAACCCTGTCGTGGGATCAGACCTTAGCGGCAGCAGCGGTCTTGGGCGCCATCCCATCATGGCTGCCACGCCTCAGCCCAGCTGGCAGGCGTCCTTGCGCGGCCACAGAGCTGAGGGGCAACAGTCTCTGGTGAAGATGTGGGCCCACAGTCGTTTGGTTCTGTTGCTGCTCACCATCTGTGCAGTGATGCTGCTGTGCCACTACCTGGGTTTTG ggTTTTTGAATTTTACGTCTGAAAGCAAATATATTCCACGGAGCAATGAAAATCCTAATGGACAATCTCTGGAAAAAACTTCTGCATGGGAAGCTCTGTTCAGTTATTTCTTTCCAACAA CATGTATTATAAAGGAGAATGAGGAGGTGAAGGCTTGCAATAATCTTCAGAATCTTAACAAGAGTGAATGTTTGGAGTACAAATGCTGTTATTCATCATCTGGGACCAGTAACTTCAGCTGTTATGCCCCATTAAACAATA AACCTTTGCAGATGATCCGGATATTTGGTTTTAGTGTGATCAGCATTATAATGCTGGGATGTCTGCCCATTTATTGCTGCTTTACTTGCTGGAGAAG tggtaccttgagatacgaatttaattcattctgtaaccgagctcataagtcagtcaactcgtatatcaaactgccaatactggacccgtgtgccaatacaccaactagcggcagcttccggAATCACGACTCGTAG